AACCGCCCGCCATCCGGGTGGTGTCCCACGGCGTCACCGCCGGCGGTGCGACCGCGGACTCGGTGTAGCAGGGCGATCCGAACTCCGGGGTGTTCGTCTTGCCGAGGCTGACCAGTCCCCCGGCCTCGATCCGCCGCACCACCTCGTCGCTCTCGTCGGGCACGTAGTCACCGAGGAGGCGTGAGCCGAACATCGTCCGCACGCCGGCAGTGGCGTTCAGGTCCTTGATCGCCGTCGGTACGCCGGCCAGCGGCCCGTCCCCGACGACCGTCGCCGCACGCTCGCGCGCCTGGTCGGCGCTGAACGTGACGAACGCGCCGAGCGACGGGTTCAGTCGCTCGGCGCGTTCGAGGTAGTGCTCGACCAGCTCGTCCGACGAGATCTCGCCGAACCGGAGCGCGGCGCCCTGCTGGAGAGCGGTCAGGTCGTGGAGCTGGGTCATGAGAGTGACGCTAGTCCGTCACCAGGTTTCGAGGCAGGCGCCAGTGCGCCTGCGCCTCAACCACCCTGCTACGCGGCAGAGGTCTCCGGGACGTAGGAGACCAGGGTCTCCAGCGCACCGCGCAGCTTGCCCTGCACCTCGGGGTCGTTGAGGACGTCGACGTCGATCGAGGTCTGCGAGACGGTGACGTCCTCGACCACGAGCGCACCGGCGATCTTGGCCGACAGCGCAGCGTGCTCGTGGGCCCACTTGCCGCCGTACGGGGTCGGCGTGACGCCGACCACGCCGAACGGCTTGCCCGCGATGGCGCCGGCGCCGTATGGGCGGGAGAGCCAGTCGATGGCGTTGTTCAGGACGGCCGGCATCGTGGCGTTGTACTCGGGAGTCACGACCAGGACGCGGTCGGCGGAGCTCACGCGGTCACGCAGGGCGGACGCGGCGGCCGGGGCGGACCCGACGTCGATGTCCTCGTTGTAGAACGGGACGTCGCCGAGGCCGTCGACGATGTCGATCTCGACGCCGGCGGGAGCCAGCGTCTTCAGGGACTCGGCTACCTGGCGGTTGACGCTGTCGGCGCGGAGGCTACCGACGAGAACGGCGATCTGGGTCATGGGATTTCTGGCTCCTGAGTAGAAGGGGGACCTGCTTCACGAGGCATAACCGGACCCTGGTCCGCTTTCATTCCCGGATCTCAGAAATTTTTTCCGCCTCCCCGTCCCCGGTTGACCCTCCGTCTAGGTTGGGGGCATGTCCGAGCCCGAGCTGCTGCCGATCCTGGGTCAGCAGCCGCGCGAGCGCAGCGACGCCGCCCGGAACCGCGATGCGCTGATGTGCGCCGCCCAAAAGCTGATCGACCAGTGCGGCGTCGAGTCGGTGACGATGGATGCCGTCGCCGAGGCGGCCGGCGTCGGCAAGGGCACGGTCTTCCGCCGGTTCGGCAACCGCGCCGGGCTGATGGCCCGACTGCTCGACGAGTCCGAGGCCGCGTTCCAGGCCTCCGTGATCAGCGGTCCCCCGCCCCTGGGTCCCGACGCAGCGCCGCGCGAGAGGCTGCTCGCCTTCGGACGCGCACGACTCGTCTCCAACCTCGCGAACGCCGACCTGCTGCTGGCCGCTTCCGGCGCCGACACCGGACGCAGCTACGCGGCGTACTCGTTCACCGCGACGCACGTGCGGTACCTGCTCGGGCAGATCGGCGTCGGCGGGGACATCGCCCTGCTCGCGACCGCCCTGCTCGCACCGCTCGAGGTTCCGATCCTGCGTCAGCAGGTGAACATCGAGCACATGGAGGTCGAGCGGATCGTCGCCGGGTGGGAGGACCTGGCGCTGCGCATCATCCGCCCCGTTGGTTGAGCCTGTCGAAACCTAGGCCCCGTGCCGGCGCAGGCCGAAGGTCAGCCCGTCGATCAGCGCCTCCCAGGACGCCTCGATCACGTTGTGGCCGACCCCGACCGTGACCCACGACGACTCCCCGTCGGTGGTCTCGATGAGGACCCGGGTGATCGCGTCCGTGCCGTGGCCCTGGTCGACGATCCGGACCTTGTAGTCGATCAGCTCGAACTTCACGACCTCGGGGTAGAGCTGCTCGATCGCCTGGCGCAGCGCGTGGTCCAGCGCGTTGACCGGTCCGTTGCCCTCCCCCGTCACGACGAGGCGCTCACCGCCGGCGCGCAGCTTCACCGTGGCCTCCGAGGACGCCTCGTCCTCCGGGCTGGAGTCGGTGATCACCCGCCAGGACTCGACCTCGAAGTACGTCGGTCGGGCGCCCTCGACCTCTCCCACCAGGAGCAGCTCGAAGGAGGCGTCCGCCGCGTCGAAGGTGTACCCCTGCAGCTCCAGGTCCTTGACCC
The DNA window shown above is from Marmoricola sp. OAE513 and carries:
- a CDS encoding NADPH-dependent FMN reductase; the encoded protein is MTQIAVLVGSLRADSVNRQVAESLKTLAPAGVEIDIVDGLGDVPFYNEDIDVGSAPAAASALRDRVSSADRVLVVTPEYNATMPAVLNNAIDWLSRPYGAGAIAGKPFGVVGVTPTPYGGKWAHEHAALSAKIAGALVVEDVTVSQTSIDVDVLNDPEVQGKLRGALETLVSYVPETSAA
- a CDS encoding TetR/AcrR family transcriptional regulator, coding for MSEPELLPILGQQPRERSDAARNRDALMCAAQKLIDQCGVESVTMDAVAEAAGVGKGTVFRRFGNRAGLMARLLDESEAAFQASVISGPPPLGPDAAPRERLLAFGRARLVSNLANADLLLAASGADTGRSYAAYSFTATHVRYLLGQIGVGGDIALLATALLAPLEVPILRQQVNIEHMEVERIVAGWEDLALRIIRPVG